The genomic segment GCCCCGTCGCCGGCCGAGGCGCCGCTGAACGTGGCGTTCATCTGGCACCAGCACCAGCCGCTGTACGTGGACCCGGCCACGGGCGAGGCGTTCTTGCCTTGGGTGCGGATGCACGCCATCAAAGACTACTACGACATGGCGGCCATTTTGGAGCAGTATCCGTCGGTCAAGGCGACGTTCAATCTGGTGCCGTCGCTCATCGAGCAGCTGCTCGGCTATTACGACGGCGAGCTGCGGGACAGCTACCAGAAGGTGGCGATGACGCCCGCGGATCAGCTGACCGACGAGCAGAAGCAGTTCTTGCTGCGCCGTTTCTTTGACGCCAACTGGGACAAGGTCGTCGCGCGCTATCCGCGCTACAAGGAGCTGCTCGACAAGCGCGGGGCCGATGCGTCGGATGCGGCCATCGCCGAAGCGATGACGCGCTTTACGGAATCCGATTACCGCGACTTGCAGGTCTGGTTCAACCTGGCCTGGTTCGACCCGGACTTCCTCGAGAACGATCCGGAGCTGGCGGCGCTGGTGCGGAAAGGCCGCAATTTCACGGAAGAAGACAAGCAGATCATTCACGCCAAGCAGACGGAGATCATCCGGCAAGTGCTGCCGCTGCACCGGCGCCTGCAGGAGTCGGGGCAGATCGAGGTCATCACGGCGCCTTACGCGCACCCCATCATGCCGCTGCTGTACGACACCGACCTGGCGCACGTGGCGTCGCCCGACCTGCCGCTGCCGGAGGTCCGCTTCTCGTATCCGGAGGACATCGCGCGGCACCTGGAGCGGGCCGTGGCGATTTACCGCGAACACTTCGGCCGCGATCCGAAGGGGCTTTGGCCGTCGGAGCAGGCGGTGTCCAAGTACATCGTGCCGTACGTGGCCCGAGCCGGATTTGAGTGGATGGTGTCCAGCGAAGGCGTGCTGGCCAAGTCGCTGGGCGTGCAGCTGCGGGGCGTCGACGGCTCGGTGGTGCGGCCGGACCTGCTGTACCAGGCGTACATCGCCGAGTGGGAAGGCGAGCAGGTCGCGATTCTGTTCCGCGACATCGTGCTCTCCGACCGCATCGGGTTTGAGTATTCGGGCAGGAGCGGCGAGGCGGCCGCCGCGGACCTGATCAGCTACTTGCACCGGGTGCGGCGGCAGCTGGGCCCGGAGGCGTCGGAGAAAGTCGTCGTCATCGCGCTGGACGGCGAAAACGCGTGGGAGTACTACGACAACGACGGGAAAGAGTTCTTCCACGCACTCTACCGGGCGCTGGAGGAAGACCCGCTGCTCAACACCGTGACGGTGTCGGAGTACTTGGCCGCGCATCCGCCCACGGTGGTGCTGGACAATCTGTGGACGGGTTCGTGGATTAGCGACAACCTGGAGACGTGGATCGGCGAGAGCGAGGAGAACACGGCGTGGACGCTGCTGGCGGGGGCCAGGGCCGCGCTGGCGGAGTACGAGGCGCGCTACGGGCATGATCCGGCGCACGCCGACCGCATCGCCGCGGCGTGGGACGCCATGCTGGCCGCCGAGGGCAGTGACTGGTTCTGGTGGTACGGCAACGACCAGGACTCGGGCAACGACGCCGCGTTCGACCAGCTGTTCCGCCGCCACGTGGCGGGCGTGTACGAGCGCCTGGGCCTGACGCCGCCGTCGCGGCTTGCTCGGCCCATCGTGGCGCCGGCGCCGGCTCGCCCGGCGCGGCCGGTGACGGCCTTGAGCGCGCCGCTGGCCGACGGCTGGGCCGACTTCCAGGAATGGGACGCGGCGGCCCGGTATGATGCGGCGGAAGGCGGCACGCTGCGGGCGCTGTACGTGGCGGTGGACAACCAGCAGCTGACGCTGCGGGTGGACTTCAGCCAGCAGGCGCGGCAGCTGGTGGGCAAGCCGCTGGAGCTGCTCATCTATCTCGATCACCCGACCAAAGAGCCGGTCAACGACGGCACGCGCTACGGCGCGGCGCGGGAAGACGGCATCATTTTGGGCTTCGGGCCGGCGTACGAGGTGCGGCTCGATCTGGCCGGCGCGCCGGCGGGGCTGCGGCCGCCGGTGACGGTGTCGGAGGCTACGGGCGACGGCGCGTGGCGCGACGTGACGACGCTGCGCCAGGCGGGCCTGGGCGGCATCTTCGAGGTGCGCATCCCCTTCGAGGTGCTGGGCTACCAGCCGGGCGACGCGGTGCGGCTGGTCGCGGTGCTGGCCGAACGGACGGACGCCGCAGGCGGCGCGGCCGTGGAGCGGGAGCGGCTGCCCGTCGACGGTCCGGCGGTGGTGTACGTGCCGCGGCCGACCGAGGGCACGCTCGTCTTTCGCATGGAAGATCCCGAAGGCGACGACTACGGCCCGGGCACCTACGTGTATCCGACCAACGCGGTGTTCGAGCCGGGCGTGTTCGACCTGACGGCGTTTGAGGTGTACGAGACCGAAAGCGACGTCGTCTTCCACGTGCAGTTCCGCGGTCCCATCAACAACGTGTGGAACTCGCCCATCGGCCTGTCGGTGCAGACTATCGACATCTACATCGACACCGACGGGGTGCCGGGCTCCGGCAGCACGGAGGCGCTGGCGGGGCGGCGCGTGCGGGTGGCGCCGGACAGCGCCTGGGAGTACGCCGTGTGGGTCGAAGGCTGGAACCAGAAGCTGTTTACCGCCGACGGCGTCGAGTCGCCGGCCCGGGTGCGGGCGGTGACGGATCCGATTCACCGGCGGGTCACCATCCAGGTGCCGAAGAGCGCCATCGGTTCGCCGCAGCCGCACTGGGGCTACACCGTGCTGATCCTGGGCCAGGAGGGCTACCCGGCGTCCGACTCGCTGCGGGTGCGGGAAGTGCTGCGGGTGGCGCAGGAGTGGCGCTTCGGCGGCGGGCATGACGGCCCGTTTGATCCGAACGTCATCGACTGGCTGGCGGCGCCGGGCGTGCAGGAGCAGGCGCTGTCGGCCTACGACGTGGAGGCCGGCCGGCTGGCGGAAGTGCACGCCGTGCGGGGCGAGTAGGCATGCTGTGCGTGGAGCATAGGCCCTTGCCGCCCTACGCGTATCCGCTGGACGGGCGGACGCTGCGGGTGGTCGTGCGGGCCGGCAAAGGACAGCTGCGCAGCGTGAGCGCGGTGTACGGCGACCGGTACGCGCCGCCGGAGGAGAACGAGGTCGTGGCGCTGGAGAAGGCGGGCTCCAGCGCCCGCTATGATTACTTCCTTGGCGAGTTGCGGCTGAAGCCGCCGCGCTTTCGCTACGCGTTCTTGCTGGACGACGGCGTGCGGCGGACGTGGCTCACGGAGGCGGGCCTGTCGGCCGCGCCGCCGCGCGGCGGCTTTTTCGCCTACCCCTACATCAACGCCGCCGACCTATACGACGTACCCGGCTGGCTCGTCGACGGCGTCGTGTACCAGATCTTTCCCGAGCGGTTCGCCAACGGCAATCCGGCCAACGATCCGCCCGGGGTCCGGCCGTGGACCGACGAGCGCCCGACGGCCGCCTCCTTTTACGGCGGCGACCTGGAGGGCATCATCCAACGCCTGCCGCACCTGGAGGAGCTGGGCGTAACGGTCTTGTACCTGACGCCCATCTTCGCTTCGCCGTCGAATCACAAATACGACACGACCGATTACTTCCGCGTCGACCCACATTTCGGCGACGAGGAGACGCTGCGGGAGCTGGTGCGCCAATGCCACGCCCGCGGCATCCGCGTCATCCTCGACGGCGTGTTCAACCACAGCGGCTTCGACTTTTTCGCCTTCCAGGACGTGCGCCAGCGCGGGAAAGAGTCGCCTTATGCCTCTTGGTTCCACGTCGAGGAATTTCCCGTGCGCACGGATCCTGCGCCCAACTACGAGACGTTCGCCAACGCGGTGCGCTCCATGCCGAAGCTGCGCACGGAGACGCCGGCGCTGCGGCGGTATTTGCTGGACGTGGCGCGCTACTGGATCGAGCGGTGCGACATCGACGGCTGGCGGCTCGACGTGGCCAACGAGGTGGACCACGCCTTCTGGCGCGAGTTCCGGCGCACCGTCAAGGAAGTCAAGCCCGACGCGTACCTCGTCGGCGAGGTGTGGCACGACGCGCTGCCGTGGCTGATGGGTGACCAGTTTGACGGCGTCACCAACTACCCGCTGCGGGAGGCGTGCCTGGACTTTTTCGCCCGCGGCCGCCTCAGCGCGGAAGGCTTTGCGGAAGCCATCACCGAAAATTTATTCGCCTATCCCTTGCCGGCGCTGCAAGCGTCGTGGAACTTGCTGGGCAGCCACGACACGGAGCGGTTCCTGACCGCCTGCGCCGGCGACGTGCGCAAGATGGCGCTGGCGGCGGTGTTCGTCATGACGTGGGTGGGCACGCCGCTCATCTACTACGGCGACGAGATCGGCATGGAAGGCGGTACCGATCCGGACTGCCGCCGGCCGATGATCTGGGAGCGGAAGCGGTGGAACGAGCCGCTGTTCGCGCTGTACAAGGCGCTCATTCGCCTGCGGAAGGAGACGCCCGCGCTGCGGCGTGGCGAGGCGCGCGTGCTGCACGCCGACGCGGCGGCGGGCACCATTGCGTACCGGCGCGGCGACGCCGCATCAGGCGTCGTCGTCGTGCTGAACAACTCGCCGCGCCGGCGGCAAGTGGCGTTGCCGGCGGGGGCGCTCGCAGGCAGGCCGTTGAGCGCCGTGGTCTTGCTGGACGGCAGCACTGACCTGCGCGCCGGCGGGGCGGGCGAGCCGCAGGCGCCGGGCGAAGGCGGCGTCTGGGTGCCGCCGTACGGGGCCGTCTTGCTGCGCTGAACGGGTTGCTTGCGTGCAAACGTCGCAAAACAAGTTCGTGGCCTAAAGGGAGCTGAGGAAACGATGCAACAATCGTGGCAGGGCAACAGCGCAACGTCGCCGCGCTCGGCGGGCGCCGTGCGGGAGCACCGGCTCGAGGGTTCGCGGCTTTGCCTGCGCCTGGACGGCGCGCAGCTGTTTGTCACCGCGCTGGCGCCGGATCTGGTGCGGGTGCAGCTGGTGCCCGACGGGGCGGAGGAGAAGGTGGTGCTCCCGTCCTTCGCCGTCGTAAAGCAGCAATGGGAGCCGGTGCCGGTCGAACTGCTGGAGGAGGCGGAGAAGCTGACGCTGCGCCTCGGCTCGGCGGCCGTCTCGCCCGAGGCCGGCGAGACATCGGCGGCTGGGGCCGGTGCGGCCGGCGCGGCAGCCGGAGCAGGTAGCGCGCTGACGGTCGAGATTGGGCGGGACCCGGTGCGGCTGCGCATCGTGCGGGGCGACGGAACGCTGGTGGCGGCCTGTGCGCCCGACGGCGGCCTGGCGTGGGACGAGGAATGGGTGCACTGGCGCATGCACGCGCCGCCGGGCTGGCGCTACTACGGTTTCGGGCAGAAGCAGGGCTTTCTCGACAAGCGGGGGCAGCGCCTGGCCCTGTGGGCGACGGACGAGACGCTGCACGTTCCGTGCAACGACGAGCTGTACCAGGCCATCCCATTTTTCATGACTCTAGAGCCCGGCACGGGCCGCAGCACGGGCGTCTTCTTCGACTGCACGGGGCGCGTCGAGTACGACGTGGCCAAGACCCGCAGCGACGTGCTGGCGATGCGGGGCGTCGGGCCGGTGCTTGACGTGTACGTGTTTGCCGGGCCGCGGCCGAAGGACGTCGTGCAGCGGTATACGGAACTTACGGGGCGCATGGAGTTGCCGCCCCTCTGGTCGCTGGGCTATCACCAGTGCCGCTACAGCTACTATCCCGAATCGCGCGTGCGGGAAATCGCCCGGGAGATGCGGAACCGGCAAATCCCGTGCGACGCAATCTGGCTGGACATCGACTACATGGACGGCTACCGCGTCTTCACGTGGGACAAAAACCGGTTCCCGGACCCGAAGAAGCTGGTGGCGGACCTGAAGGAACAGGGCTTCCGCACCGTCGTCATCGTGGATCCGGGCGTCAAGCTGGATGCGCGCTTTTCCGTCTTCCGGCAGGGCATCGCCGAAGGCCACTTCATCTGCCATCCCAGCGGCGAGCCGTTCGTCGGCACGGTCTGGCCCGGCAACACGGTCTTCCCCGACTTTCTGCAGGAGAAGACCCGGCGCTGGTGGGGCCAGCTGCACCGCGAGTTCCTGCAGGACATCGGCATCGCGGGCATCTGGAACGACATGAATGAGCCGTCGTGCTTCGCCCGCAATACGCTGCCCGACCACGTGCTGCAGGGCGAGGACGGCGCCAAAGTGCCCCACAAGCGGGTGCACAACGTCTACGGGCTCACGATGTGCATGGCCACCATGGACGGCTGGCGGCGCATCAATCCCGACAAGCGGCCGTTCATCCTGACGCGCTCGGGCTATGCAGGCGTGCAGCGCTACGCAGCCGTGTGGATGGGCGACAACCATTCGTGGTGGGAGCACCTGCTCATGGCCATGCCCATGTGCCTCGGCATGGGGCTGTCGGGCGTGCCTTTCGTCGGCACCGACATCGGCGGCTTTTCGGGCGACAGCAACGGGGAGCTGCTGGCCCGCTGGACCCAGATGGGAGCGCTCATGCCGTTCTGCCGCAATCACAGCTCCATCAATACGGCCGACCAGGAGCCGTGGGCGTTCGGGCCTGAGGTGGAAGACATCGTCCGGCAGTACCTGCGCCTGCGCTATGCGCTGCTGCCGTACTTGTACACCCTGTTCTGGGAGGCGGCGCAGACGGGGCTGCCCATCATGCGGCCGCTGGTGCTCGAGTACCCGGACGACGTGCACGTGGCCAACTTGTCGGATGAGTTCCTGCTGGGCCGCGACTTGCTGGTGGCGCCCATCTACCAGCCAGGCGCCACGCACCGCATGGTGTACTTGCCGGCCGGCACGTGGGTCGACTTCTGGACGGGCCAGCGGCTGGAAGGCGGGCGGTTCGTCGTGGCCGAGGCGCCGCTGGAACGCATGCCGCTTTACGTGCGGGACGGCGCCGTGTTGCCGATGGAGCCGCCGGTCAACCATACGGGCGAGCGGGACGGCAAGCACCTGACGCTGCACGTATACGCCGGGCAAGACGGGGAGTTCCGGCTGTACGAGGACGCCGGCGAAGGCTACGGCTACACGCGGGGCGAGTGGGCGCTGACGACGGTGAGCGTGCGGCGCACGGAACAGGGCGTCGTGGTGTCCGTCAGCGACCCCCTCACGGGTACGGCGGCCGGCGGCGCGGCGGGAGCGCGGGCTTTCCGGCCGCCGCGGGAGCGGGTGACGGTCCACCTGCACCTGCGGGGCGCCGGCTTGGCGGGAACGCCGACCGTCCTGGTCGACGGCGCGCCCGTCGCGCCGGAGCAGCTCGGCGCGGCTGCGGCTGCGGGCAGCCCGAGCCCGGGCGCCCGGGCCGACGTGGTCGTCACCGTGCCGACCCCTGAGGCGCGCGGCTTTACGCTGGAGGTCCTCTACCGGTAACCAATGGGCCCGGAAACGTGTTGGACATCATCGCTTTGGCGCCTGCCGGACATCGTTGTGGCGACACGTTTCCGGGCCTTCTTGTCTGCGCGCCCGGGTACCCCTCGGACGCGCGGGCGGCTGCCTCTCGGGCCTCGAGACGAAGCCGGCATGCACGACAAAAAAAGAAGCGGCCCCGCCGGCGGGACCGCCTTGCGATGGGCTGCGGCGCGGGATTCCCGCCGCGCGTCAGCCCTTGATGCCCGTAAACGAAATGCCTTCCACGAAGTAACGCTGGAACGCGATGAAGACGATGATCACCGGGATGGCCGAGATGAAGGCGCCCGCAAGGAGCGGCCCCCAGTCCATCGCCACTGCGCCGTACGCCTGCCGCAAATTCAGCAGCCCGACGGTGAGCGTGAACTTGTCCTGCGGCGTCGTCAGCACGATGAGCGGCCAGAAGAACTCGTTCCAGACGCCCTGGAAGGTCAGGATGGCGACGGCGCCCAAGGCCGGCCGGGCCAGAGGCAGCACGATGCGGGTGAAGATGGTCGCGGGGCCCGCGCCGTCGATGCGGGCCGACTCCTCCAGTTCTCTGGGCAGCGATTCAAAGAACTGCTTCATAATGAACACCGCCGAGCCGCCGCACAAGCCCGACAAGATGAGGCCCGTGAAGCTGTTCAGCAGCGTATCCTGTCCCCACAGCTTCGATAAGCCGAAAATGCCGTCCCGCAGGACCAGGTAGTTGGAAATGAAGGTCACCTGGCCCGGAATCATCATGGAGAACAGGATGAGCATGAACAGCGCGTGCCGGCCGGGGAAGCGCAGCCGCGCCAGAGCATAGCCCGCCATGGACGCGATGACCAGCGTCGTCAGCACTTTGACGCCGGCGATGAAGAACGAATTCCGGATCCAGGCCAAGAACAAGTTCTTGCCCGTCGTGCGGCTGTAGTTTTCCTGGAATACGCGGGCGTAGTTGTGGAAGACATACGGGATGACGCCCGGCGTGATGTTGTTCCAGCTTTGCACGCGTCCCAGCCGCTCGATGCGGTTCGGGTCCAGCGTGGCCGAGTAGAACGTCTGCCGCGCCGGCACTTCCAGGTCCAGCGGCAAGCGGTCGACGACGACGTCCTCGCCGTTGTGCCAAATCGTAAAGGCGTACGTCACCAGCAGCCCAGACGTGCCGTTCAGCTCCACCGGCTCCCGCTTCGTTTCCACGACGTCCGACACGACGGCGTAGTCCGCCGCGAACGCCCCCGGGCGCACCGCACCGATGCCCGCCCCCGCCACGCGCCGCGGGATGCGCACGACGGGCGGTGTCGGCTCCATGCCTTCGGGGACGAAGTACGTCACTTCAAAATGGACCTCCGCGCCGGGGGCGAACTGGCCGAACCAGCCGCTGCCGCCGCCCGCTTTGCCCAGCCGGTACGCGGCCACCCAGTTCTTCGGTTTCAGCTGCGGCGGATCGAGCCGCGGCGGCCATTCCAGCGGGTCGTCCTTCAGGCTGGAGATGGTAGCGTACAAGAAGGGCCCGATGAAAAACAGCGAAAAGATCAGCAGCAGCGTGTATACGAGCCCAGCGCGAGCCCACAGGCGGCGCTTAGCGGCTTTGCGCCGCTCGATCTCCGCTTCGGGCAGCAAAGGCGCTGTCCTGGTGGCCATGTCGGCACCCATGCGGTTCACTCCCTCTCCACCACGCGGCGTTGGATCATGACGGCGACCAATGTCAAGATGGCCAGGATGACTGCGGCCGCGCTGGCCATGCCGACCCGAGGCAAGGCGCCGCCCGGGAACGCGTTGCTGTAGACGTAGTAGGCCAGCGTGATGGTCGCCTCCAGCGGCGCGGCCGAACCGATGATGGCCACCTGGTCAAACATCTGCAGCGTGCTGATGAGGCCCAGCGATAAGATGAGGAACGTCACGTGCTTCAGCTGCGGGAGCGTCACGTAGCGGAACTGGTGCCACTTGTTGGCGCCGTCCACCGCCGCCGCTTCGTACAGTTCCTTCGGGATGTCCTGTAGCCCCGCCAAGTAAAGCAGCATGAGGGTCGGAGCCGTCGTCCACGTATTCAGCATCATGATGGACGCCAGCGGAATCGGCACTGAAAGCCAGCCGCCGCTCGAGGGAAGGGTCTGCCGCGTGTTGAGCCAGACGATGCGGACCGGTTCGACGTCGACGGCGGAAATTTTGCCGGTGGCCCATAAGGCTGCTACGCCGGCCACGGCCAGAAGGAAAGAGGTGAGCAGAGCGGGCGGCTCGAACCAGCCCACAGGCCGTTTCCGCCACCGATCCCACGCCACCTGCGCAACCTGCACTGCCGCGGCGAGGGCGAAAAACGCCGCCAAAAACGGCCGGTACCTGGCGAAGAGCTCCAGCACGTAGTTGAAGACGCCGGTGCGCTGGAACATCCACAAGAAGATCAGCGTCACCACGACGCTGGAGGCCACGCTGGGCATGTAGTAGGCAGCGCGGAAGAACGTGATGCCCTTCAGCCGATTATTCAGCACGATCGCCAGCAGCAGCGCGAACGCCGTTTGCGCCAGCGTGACGATGATGGAAAACGCTAGGCTGTTGCGCAGGGCCGTTAGGAACTTGGTGTCACGGAAAATGGCGGCGTAATTCGCCAGCCCCACCCAGCGCGGGGCGTCGAACATGTTGTAGTCCGTGAAGCTGAAGTAGATGGTGCGGACGAACGCGTAACCAAAAAAGATCGCCAAACTGAGAACGAAAGGCAGCAAGAATAAATAGGCCGCCAGCACTTCCTGACCGTGGCGGCTCAGCAGTCGGCGCGGCAAAGATCTCACATCCCCTCACCGTCGGGCGCTGCCCCGGAAGGTGGGCGAGCCGGCGGGCGGGGGCGAAGCACCCCCGCGCCGCCGGCTTCCTCTCAATAATTTACTGACGCCCGGTTAGCCGGTCGAGCCTCTGCTGCGCTTCGCGCAGCGCGGTGTCGACGTCCATCTCGCCCAGCAACACCGCGGTCAGCGCGTTATTGATCGGCTCCATCCAAGCGCCGCCGTGTTCGCGGAACTTGAACGGATAGACGAAGCCGTCGGAAGCGCCCCTGAAGATGACGAAGTTCGCTTGCGCTTCCTTATCGTCCCGCTGGAAGTA from the Bacillota bacterium genome contains:
- a CDS encoding glycoside hydrolase family 57: MAWRYLRQGLDRRGARRPARFFAGAVSLLAALLLLVAVAAAQESSPGGQSGVSSEAPSPAEAPLNVAFIWHQHQPLYVDPATGEAFLPWVRMHAIKDYYDMAAILEQYPSVKATFNLVPSLIEQLLGYYDGELRDSYQKVAMTPADQLTDEQKQFLLRRFFDANWDKVVARYPRYKELLDKRGADASDAAIAEAMTRFTESDYRDLQVWFNLAWFDPDFLENDPELAALVRKGRNFTEEDKQIIHAKQTEIIRQVLPLHRRLQESGQIEVITAPYAHPIMPLLYDTDLAHVASPDLPLPEVRFSYPEDIARHLERAVAIYREHFGRDPKGLWPSEQAVSKYIVPYVARAGFEWMVSSEGVLAKSLGVQLRGVDGSVVRPDLLYQAYIAEWEGEQVAILFRDIVLSDRIGFEYSGRSGEAAAADLISYLHRVRRQLGPEASEKVVVIALDGENAWEYYDNDGKEFFHALYRALEEDPLLNTVTVSEYLAAHPPTVVLDNLWTGSWISDNLETWIGESEENTAWTLLAGARAALAEYEARYGHDPAHADRIAAAWDAMLAAEGSDWFWWYGNDQDSGNDAAFDQLFRRHVAGVYERLGLTPPSRLARPIVAPAPARPARPVTALSAPLADGWADFQEWDAAARYDAAEGGTLRALYVAVDNQQLTLRVDFSQQARQLVGKPLELLIYLDHPTKEPVNDGTRYGAAREDGIILGFGPAYEVRLDLAGAPAGLRPPVTVSEATGDGAWRDVTTLRQAGLGGIFEVRIPFEVLGYQPGDAVRLVAVLAERTDAAGGAAVERERLPVDGPAVVYVPRPTEGTLVFRMEDPEGDDYGPGTYVYPTNAVFEPGVFDLTAFEVYETESDVVFHVQFRGPINNVWNSPIGLSVQTIDIYIDTDGVPGSGSTEALAGRRVRVAPDSAWEYAVWVEGWNQKLFTADGVESPARVRAVTDPIHRRVTIQVPKSAIGSPQPHWGYTVLILGQEGYPASDSLRVREVLRVAQEWRFGGGHDGPFDPNVIDWLAAPGVQEQALSAYDVEAGRLAEVHAVRGE
- a CDS encoding alpha-glycosidase, coding for MLCVEHRPLPPYAYPLDGRTLRVVVRAGKGQLRSVSAVYGDRYAPPEENEVVALEKAGSSARYDYFLGELRLKPPRFRYAFLLDDGVRRTWLTEAGLSAAPPRGGFFAYPYINAADLYDVPGWLVDGVVYQIFPERFANGNPANDPPGVRPWTDERPTAASFYGGDLEGIIQRLPHLEELGVTVLYLTPIFASPSNHKYDTTDYFRVDPHFGDEETLRELVRQCHARGIRVILDGVFNHSGFDFFAFQDVRQRGKESPYASWFHVEEFPVRTDPAPNYETFANAVRSMPKLRTETPALRRYLLDVARYWIERCDIDGWRLDVANEVDHAFWREFRRTVKEVKPDAYLVGEVWHDALPWLMGDQFDGVTNYPLREACLDFFARGRLSAEGFAEAITENLFAYPLPALQASWNLLGSHDTERFLTACAGDVRKMALAAVFVMTWVGTPLIYYGDEIGMEGGTDPDCRRPMIWERKRWNEPLFALYKALIRLRKETPALRRGEARVLHADAAAGTIAYRRGDAASGVVVVLNNSPRRRQVALPAGALAGRPLSAVVLLDGSTDLRAGGAGEPQAPGEGGVWVPPYGAVLLR
- a CDS encoding alpha-glucosidase, with the protein product MQQSWQGNSATSPRSAGAVREHRLEGSRLCLRLDGAQLFVTALAPDLVRVQLVPDGAEEKVVLPSFAVVKQQWEPVPVELLEEAEKLTLRLGSAAVSPEAGETSAAGAGAAGAAAGAGSALTVEIGRDPVRLRIVRGDGTLVAACAPDGGLAWDEEWVHWRMHAPPGWRYYGFGQKQGFLDKRGQRLALWATDETLHVPCNDELYQAIPFFMTLEPGTGRSTGVFFDCTGRVEYDVAKTRSDVLAMRGVGPVLDVYVFAGPRPKDVVQRYTELTGRMELPPLWSLGYHQCRYSYYPESRVREIAREMRNRQIPCDAIWLDIDYMDGYRVFTWDKNRFPDPKKLVADLKEQGFRTVVIVDPGVKLDARFSVFRQGIAEGHFICHPSGEPFVGTVWPGNTVFPDFLQEKTRRWWGQLHREFLQDIGIAGIWNDMNEPSCFARNTLPDHVLQGEDGAKVPHKRVHNVYGLTMCMATMDGWRRINPDKRPFILTRSGYAGVQRYAAVWMGDNHSWWEHLLMAMPMCLGMGLSGVPFVGTDIGGFSGDSNGELLARWTQMGALMPFCRNHSSINTADQEPWAFGPEVEDIVRQYLRLRYALLPYLYTLFWEAAQTGLPIMRPLVLEYPDDVHVANLSDEFLLGRDLLVAPIYQPGATHRMVYLPAGTWVDFWTGQRLEGGRFVVAEAPLERMPLYVRDGAVLPMEPPVNHTGERDGKHLTLHVYAGQDGEFRLYEDAGEGYGYTRGEWALTTVSVRRTEQGVVVSVSDPLTGTAAGGAAGARAFRPPRERVTVHLHLRGAGLAGTPTVLVDGAPVAPEQLGAAAAAGSPSPGARADVVVTVPTPEARGFTLEVLYR
- a CDS encoding carbohydrate ABC transporter permease, with amino-acid sequence MATRTAPLLPEAEIERRKAAKRRLWARAGLVYTLLLIFSLFFIGPFLYATISSLKDDPLEWPPRLDPPQLKPKNWVAAYRLGKAGGGSGWFGQFAPGAEVHFEVTYFVPEGMEPTPPVVRIPRRVAGAGIGAVRPGAFAADYAVVSDVVETKREPVELNGTSGLLVTYAFTIWHNGEDVVVDRLPLDLEVPARQTFYSATLDPNRIERLGRVQSWNNITPGVIPYVFHNYARVFQENYSRTTGKNLFLAWIRNSFFIAGVKVLTTLVIASMAGYALARLRFPGRHALFMLILFSMMIPGQVTFISNYLVLRDGIFGLSKLWGQDTLLNSFTGLILSGLCGGSAVFIMKQFFESLPRELEESARIDGAGPATIFTRIVLPLARPALGAVAILTFQGVWNEFFWPLIVLTTPQDKFTLTVGLLNLRQAYGAVAMDWGPLLAGAFISAIPVIIVFIAFQRYFVEGISFTGIKG
- a CDS encoding sugar ABC transporter permease, translating into MPRRLLSRHGQEVLAAYLFLLPFVLSLAIFFGYAFVRTIYFSFTDYNMFDAPRWVGLANYAAIFRDTKFLTALRNSLAFSIIVTLAQTAFALLLAIVLNNRLKGITFFRAAYYMPSVASSVVVTLIFLWMFQRTGVFNYVLELFARYRPFLAAFFALAAAVQVAQVAWDRWRKRPVGWFEPPALLTSFLLAVAGVAALWATGKISAVDVEPVRIVWLNTRQTLPSSGGWLSVPIPLASIMMLNTWTTAPTLMLLYLAGLQDIPKELYEAAAVDGANKWHQFRYVTLPQLKHVTFLILSLGLISTLQMFDQVAIIGSAAPLEATITLAYYVYSNAFPGGALPRVGMASAAAVILAILTLVAVMIQRRVVERE